ATGAGCATGGACTCGATACTTACGGAAAAAAAGTTCAGCCAATACCAAAAGGACAATGACCTATTCATGCGTGATCTTGCGAGCCTTGCCGGGGTAAGGGAACAGGCTTTAGACCGGACGGAAAAGGCAGTCGGTCAGTCGAGGGATATGCTTCTGAAGAACCAACAAGCCATTTACACAAGGCTGGAAGCTGTGACGCAAAGGCAGGAGAAGATTTTCTCCTATATCGCAAGCTATATCGATGCGAAAGGGAAAGCCGGTCTTTTCGATGATATAAAAGCCTTGTACAAGGACGAGAAGAACAAAAGGGAAAAGAAATGAACGTGAAGATACAGGGAGGCGGTAACGGCACTTATGCCAATACCGGCAGTTGTGTTTCGGTGACGAACTATCTCCAGCATGAAGACTTGGAGAGGATGAAGAACGGGGAGGAGGTGCAGCCGTTCTTCAACCAGTTCCGGGACTACGTGAGTGCAAGGGAGGTCACGTTCAAGATAGACAGCAACAAGGCTAAGTTAAGCCGTACTGACGCAAAGTTCTATGTCATCACCGTCAGCCCTTCGGAGAAGGAGCTGCACAGCATGGGCAGAACTCCGCAGGAACGTGCGGAAGCCTTACGGCGGTACATCCGAAAGGACGTGATGAGAAACTATGCGGAGGGCTTCGGAAAAGGCTTGAAAAGCGATGATGTGGAATATTACGCAAAGATCCATTTCAACCGGGACGGTGACAGTGACAGCGATATGCACGCACATATCATCGTCAGTCGGAAAGACCGGAGCAACACCAAGAAGTTAAGCCCTAAAACGAACCATACAGGGAAGAAGAACTGCGGCAACGTGAAGGGAGGTTTTGACCGGACGGATTTTTTCCGGAAGTGTGAAAGCTCTTTTGATCGGCGCATGGGGTTTGACCGGGAACCGGAGGAAAGCTTCGACTATCTTAATGCCGTCAAGAACGGAAGCCCGGCGGAAATAGCCCGGCAGGTGGAACGTGCGGAACGCATCAGAAAGGAGAAATGGGACAATCTCAAAGCGGAGCTTCAATCCCGGCAGGAACTGGAGAAGTCGAAAATTCAACAGGTGGAGAAAACGCAGGACATCGAGCAGCCTATCCCCAAGAAGCAGCAGCAGGAGGAAGATCTGGAACTCCGGCAGAAGCCCAAAAAGAGCAGAGGTTTCGGCATGGGGATGTAATTTTTCTATTTTCCGGTTACAAAGGTAGCTACGCACGCCGCATTTGTAAAGGGACGTTTCACTCTCCGGGAAAAAAATCTCCTGTGCTCGCTTCGCTCGTGCGGTATTTTTTTCCCTTCGCCCTTGACAAATACTCTGTGCTTCGCTGGCAGGTGTTTAGGAAAAAAGAAAAAAAATGTTGTTCTTTGGTGGGGTGTCTGTTTTGTTATTTTGTTATCGGGATTTGTCCGCATGGTGGAGGAACTGCCCCGATCAGTTAGGCACGTAATATCATTTTGTAATAACCGGCAGATCGTTTTTATGGTGTAACACTCCGATATCGCTTCCTTTTTGCTTTTCACTTTTCATACGTGCAAATGCAAGAAGCCCCCAGCGAAAACAAAGTCGCATTTGCCCCCCTAAATCTTCAGTTTAGAGGATGAAAAATGCGACTTTCTATAAACAATAGCAAACGAAGCTGTCACACTTTTTGGACAGCCTCGTTTTTTTATAAACATAAAAGATCACTTATTTATATTCTACAAGTGCTTTTCCATCATAGGTGACGATATCAATCGGATTTCCTGTCGCAGAAAGTTGGAATATGTTATTCTCAAAAGAAGCGGTTGTACCGTCTTCTGCGTATGTTTTTCCTATTTGATAGCCTACCAGTGCGATACCATATCCTATGGCCCCAGTCCCTCCAGTATTGAAAGTATATTTTTGCTCCTCGTTCCAAGTAGATTTGATGGTAGCGTTTTTTATGATAACATTAGTCTTTTTCAGCTCGAACGGGGTATCGGCACTGCTGTATGTTCCTCCGTCCACGGTCAGTGTGTTGGGATCTCCAGTTTCTTGGTTGGAAAGGTAAATAGCCGAGTGATTGCTATTGATAGTACAATTTTTCAGCGTGAAAGTAGAACCGGGGATCGTTCCATTC
This sequence is a window from Parabacteroides timonensis. Protein-coding genes within it:
- a CDS encoding right-handed parallel beta-helix repeat-containing protein translates to AVHSTLVMRNCTINAQKTSGIVVGRQQNITLENTVINNANGSGNGITQNGTIPGSTFTLKNCTINSNHSAIYLSNQETGDPNTLTVDGGTYSSADTPFELKKTNVIIKNATIKSTWNEEQKYTFNTGGTGAIGYGIALVGYQIGKTYAEDGTTASFENNIFQLSATGNPIDIVTYDGKALVEYK
- the btgB gene encoding mobilization protein BtgB — encoded protein: MNVKIQGGGNGTYANTGSCVSVTNYLQHEDLERMKNGEEVQPFFNQFRDYVSAREVTFKIDSNKAKLSRTDAKFYVITVSPSEKELHSMGRTPQERAEALRRYIRKDVMRNYAEGFGKGLKSDDVEYYAKIHFNRDGDSDSDMHAHIIVSRKDRSNTKKLSPKTNHTGKKNCGNVKGGFDRTDFFRKCESSFDRRMGFDREPEESFDYLNAVKNGSPAEIARQVERAERIRKEKWDNLKAELQSRQELEKSKIQQVEKTQDIEQPIPKKQQQEEDLELRQKPKKSRGFGMGM
- the btgA gene encoding mobilization protein BtgA yields the protein MDKETTTSVTIDRKTFARLDRLAKSNNVSKKDFLSCALEYFEKYGINPVEHESPAREMQKLIKRCDQVIAFIRKQEQDFLRPACEAMGSTSMRVTMSMDSILTEKKFSQYQKDNDLFMRDLASLAGVREQALDRTEKAVGQSRDMLLKNQQAIYTRLEAVTQRQEKIFSYIASYIDAKGKAGLFDDIKALYKDEKNKREKK